In Octopus bimaculoides isolate UCB-OBI-ISO-001 chromosome 28, ASM119413v2, whole genome shotgun sequence, the following are encoded in one genomic region:
- the LOC106884145 gene encoding spermatogenesis-associated protein 4 isoform X1: MSEFPREVLMWIQSLDLNSKIVVPKWDLANGYLIAEIFNRYYPFEVEMTYFNKGSSLYAKQHNWQELSKFFKKKKFDISQTCIDGTMFCKETQCMQMMQLIYKILTDRKWPFSVVSPISDDLCDYDYQMRLPLHAQSTATKSVKNNIMFTELLVYPNQLLNARKAQKIIDRHMELRLKKRVEDPERFHVHPTLGQQTVRQQNIVAHKEDVEKAPLKKAVSDSINDMNVRFKDIKLKQPFITQLQ, translated from the exons ATGTCCGAGTTTCCTCGAGAAGTGCTCATGTGGATCCAGAGTTTGGATTTAAATTCAAAGATCGTCGTTCCAAAATG GGACCTTGCAAACGGATATTTAATAGCAGAGATATTTAACAGGTATTATCCTTTTGAAGTAGAGATGACTTACTTCAATAAAGGTTCATCATTGTATGCGAAACAACATAATTGGCAAGAATTGTCAAAG TTTTTCAAGAAGAAGAAATTTGACATTTCCCAGACATGTATTGATGGAACTATGTTCTGTAAAGAAACACAATGCATGCAGATGATGCAGCTTATATACAAAATACTCACAGATAGAAA ATGGCCATTCAGTGTGGTGTCACCTATTAGCGACGATCTGTGTGATTATGACTATCAGATGCGTTTACCGTTACACGCTCAATCAACAGCTACAAAATCTGTTAAGAATAACATAATGTTTACAGAACTATTGGTTTACCCTAATCAACTATTAAACGCCAGAAAG gcaCAAAAAATTATAGATCGTCATATGGAACTGAGACTGAAAAAACGTGTAGAGGATCCAGAACGATTCCATGTCCATCCTACTCTTGGTCAACAGACTGTACGCCAACAAAATATTGTGGCACACAAGGAAGATGTTGAGAAAGCTCCTCTAAAAa AGGCAGTTTCAGACAGCATTAATGATATGAATGTTCGGTTTAAAGACATCAAGCTCAAACAGCCATTCATTACCCAATTACAATGA
- the LOC106884144 gene encoding zinc finger protein 678 produces MLKGIRKLSYDCGICKKSFSLKQSLTTHKHIHTGEKPYQCDICGKSFSHNSNLSKHKHIHTGEKPYQCDICGKSFSQNGHLITHKRIHTGERPYQCDICGQSFSRNGQVITHKRVHTGEKPYHCDVCNKAFTRKDFLIKHKCIHTKETLYHCDICDKSFPDKGSLTIHKHVHTGEKPYQCDICGKSFSQNSELTRHKCIHTKEKPYHCDICGKSFFLNHSLTSHKQSHTRKKPYQCDVCGKAFSISTNLIRHKRTHTGEKPYHCDICGTSFSVSSALTSHKRIHTGETPYHCDTCGKSFSVYHGLTYHKRSHTREKPYQCNICGKAFCKSSDLIRHRRIHTGEKPYECVVCGKSFSDCGNLNKHKRIHTGEKPYVCIVCGKGFLQTGHLTTHVSTHIEI; encoded by the coding sequence ATGTTGAAAGGAATAAGAAAATTATCATATGACTGTGGTATCTGTAAAAAGTCCTTCTCTCTAAAACAAAGTCTCactactcacaaacatattcatacaggagagaaaccctatcagtgtgatatctgtggtaaatcattctctcataataGTAATCTttctaaacacaaacatattcatacaggagagaaaccctatcagtgtgatatctgtggtaaatcattctctcagaatggtcacttaattacacacaaacgtattcacactggagagaggccataccagtgtgatatctgtggtcaatCCTTCTCTCGGAATGGTCAAGTAATTACACACAAACgcgttcacacaggagagaagccataccattGTGATGTTTGTAATAAAGCATTCACTCGAAAGGATTTCTTGAttaaacacaaatgcattcacacaaaAGAGACactatatcattgtgatatctgtgataaatcattcccTGATAAGGGTAGCTTAACTATACATAAacatgttcatacaggagagaaaccatatcagtgtgatatctgtggtaaatcattctctcaaaatagtgaATTAACcagacacaaatgtattcatacaaaagaaaagccataccattgtgatatctgtggcaaatcattctttCTGAATCATAGCTTAACTTCACACAAACAAAGTCACACAAGaaagaaaccatatcagtgtgacgtctgtggtaaagcattctctaTAAGTACTAATTTAATAaggcacaaacgtactcatacaggagagaagccatatcactgtgatatctgtggtacatCATTCTCTGTAAGTAGTGCATTAACCAGCCACAAgcgaattcatacaggagagacaccatatcattgtgatacctgtggtaaatcattctctgtatatCATGGCTTAACTTACCACAAACGAAGCCACacaagagagaaaccatatcagtgtaacatctgtggtaaagcattctgTAAAAGTTCTGACTTGATAAggcacagacgtattcatacaggagagaagccatatgagTGTGttgtctgtggtaagtcattctcagATTGTGGTAACTTAAataagcacaaacgtattcatacaggagagaagccatatgtgtgtattgtctgTGGTAAAGGATTCCTTCAAACAGGTCATTTGACAACACATGTATCTACTCACATAGAAATTTAA
- the LOC106884145 gene encoding spermatogenesis-associated protein 4 isoform X2: MFTTGKLPVVLSICEVTLATVDCLGKPKSCSNNVRVSSRSAHVDPEFGFKFKDRRSKMFFKKKKFDISQTCIDGTMFCKETQCMQMMQLIYKILTDRKWPFSVVSPISDDLCDYDYQMRLPLHAQSTATKSVKNNIMFTELLVYPNQLLNARKAQKIIDRHMELRLKKRVEDPERFHVHPTLGQQTVRQQNIVAHKEDVEKAPLKKAVSDSINDMNVRFKDIKLKQPFITQLQ, from the exons ATGTTTACGACTGGAAAACTTCCGGTTGTTTTGTCAATATGCGAGGTTACCTTGGCAACAGTAGACTGTTTAGGTAAACCGAAATCCTGCAGTAATAATGTCCGAGTTTCCTCGAGAAGTGCTCATGTGGATCCAGAGTTTGGATTTAAATTCAAAGATCGTCGTTCCAAAATG TTTTTCAAGAAGAAGAAATTTGACATTTCCCAGACATGTATTGATGGAACTATGTTCTGTAAAGAAACACAATGCATGCAGATGATGCAGCTTATATACAAAATACTCACAGATAGAAA ATGGCCATTCAGTGTGGTGTCACCTATTAGCGACGATCTGTGTGATTATGACTATCAGATGCGTTTACCGTTACACGCTCAATCAACAGCTACAAAATCTGTTAAGAATAACATAATGTTTACAGAACTATTGGTTTACCCTAATCAACTATTAAACGCCAGAAAG gcaCAAAAAATTATAGATCGTCATATGGAACTGAGACTGAAAAAACGTGTAGAGGATCCAGAACGATTCCATGTCCATCCTACTCTTGGTCAACAGACTGTACGCCAACAAAATATTGTGGCACACAAGGAAGATGTTGAGAAAGCTCCTCTAAAAa AGGCAGTTTCAGACAGCATTAATGATATGAATGTTCGGTTTAAAGACATCAAGCTCAAACAGCCATTCATTACCCAATTACAATGA
- the LOC128251090 gene encoding uncharacterized protein LOC128251090, with the protein MIQVFPDISKANIRKCEKETHEGLCVKPEESEAEEMITLAKLIVWDEATTSHKAAFEALDTTLQDFKNNKKIMDGVTLLMAGDFRQTLPVIPRGTRADELRACIRSSYIWQHVKQLTLTTNMRVHIRGDLLAAQFSNNLLDIGNGKLPQDPEDSLHHLPCGNMTASLEELKSKVFPNIATNYKSHKWLSERTILAPRNDAVDKLNLNLLPQLPGPECSYRSIDTVPDQEQFKRLQFPVKPSFAMSINKAHGQSLKVVGLNLLQPCFSHGQLYVGCSRTGEEKNIYILSDKHGKTENTVYEEALP; encoded by the exons ATGATTCAAGTTTTTCCTGATATTTCAAAagcaaatataagaaaatgtgAAAAGGAAACCCATGAAGGATTATGTGTAAAACCTGAGGAATCGGAAGCTGAAGAAATGATAA CATTAGCAAAACTCATTGTCTGGGATGAGGCAACAACGTCTCATAAGGCAGCATTTGAAGCACTTGATACAACACTACAAGACTTCAAAAACAATAAGAAGATCATGGATGGTGTCACCCTCCTCATGGCTGGTGACTTCAGGCAAACGCTGCCTGTCATTCCCAGAGGAACAAGGGCAGATGAGCTGAGAGCTTGCATCAGGTCCTCATATATCTGGCAACATGTCAAGCAGCTTACTCTGACAACCAACATGAGGGTTCACATTCGTGGTGACCTGTTAGCTGCACAGTTCTCCAATAACTTACTTGACATTGGAAATGGCAAACTTCCACAAGATCCAGAAGATAGTCTGCACCACCTCCCATGCGGCAATATGACTGCCTCCCTTGAAGAACTGAAGAGCAAGGTGTTTCCAAACATTGCCACAAACTATAAAAGTCACAAGTGGTTATCTGAAAGGACAATTCTGGCACCAAGGAATGATGCTGTAGACAAGCTGAATCTAAATTTGTTGCCTCAGCTCCCAGGACCTGAATGTTCATACAGATCAATTGACACTGTCCCTGATCAAGAACAG TTCAAGAGACTGCAGTTTCCTGTCAAACCtagctttgcaatgtctatcaacAAAGCACATGGTCAATCTTTAAAGGTGGTGGGACTTAACCTCCTTCAACCTtgcttctcacatggtcagctgtatgttggatgttctagaACTGGAGAGGAAAAGAATATCTACATTCTCAGTGACAAAcatggcaagacagaaaacacagtatatgaagaagcacttCCATGA
- the LOC128251083 gene encoding zinc finger protein 239-like — protein sequence MEDVNDLDTCDTTFFNDTDCVTQTERDEKPLRGGALIKQTSLDGNISEYRCEVCGKIFCSENEVFTHKEIHNRQKQFHCEVCGKYFVFNSQLTSHRRIHTGEKPFHCEICGKSFISNSHLTVHKRSHTGEKPYKCQICGKSFSDNSNLAVHKRIHTGERPFHCEICGKSFGDNSYLMNHKIIHTGEKPYHCEICGKCFVNNSNLNRHKRIHIGGNVFHCKICGKSFSDNSNLVIHVRSHTGEKPYHCEICDKSFITHSLLKTHTRIHTGEKPYHCETCDKSFTQNSNLVIHKRCHTGEKPYYCEICGKSFVSKSHLIVHRCSHTGEKPFHCEICAKSFITNGHLKKHKQIHNRGKPNCKKEPLRS from the coding sequence ATGGAAGACGTTAATGACTTAGATACTTGTGACACAACCTTTTTTAACGACACAGATTGTGttacacagacagagagagatgagaaacCTTTACGTGGCGGAGCATtaattaaacaaacatcactagacggaaatatttctgaatatcGCTGTGAGGTTTGTGGGAAAATATTCTGCTCGGAAAATGAAGTTTTCACCCATAAAGAAATACACAATAGACAAAAACAGTTTCACTGTGAAGTATGTgggaaatattttgtctttaacaGTCAATTAACGAGTCACAGaagaatccacactggagaaaagccttTTCATtgcgaaatatgtgggaaatcgttCATTAGTAATTCCCACCTTACTGTCCATAAACGAAGTCACACTGGCGAAAAACCGTATAAATGtcaaatatgtgggaaatctttctcCGATAATTCTAATCTCGCTgttcacaaaagaatacatactggagaaagaccatttcactgtgaaatatgtgggaaatcattTGGCGATAATAGTTATTTAATGAACCACAAGATTATACACACTGGGGAAAAACCGTATCATTGTGAGATATGTGGCAAGTGTTTCGTCAATAACAGTAATTTAAACAGACACAAACGAATACACATTGGAGGAAATgtatttcattgtaaaatatgtGGCAAATCGTTCTCTGATAATTCTAACCTTGTTATCCACGTACGTAGCCACACTGGCgaaaaaccttatcactgtgagaTATGTGACAAATCTTTTATCACTCACAGTctcttaaaaacacacacaagaatacacacgggagaaaagccatatcactgtgagacGTGTGACAAGTCTTTTACTCAGAACTCTAATCTCGTCATCCACAAACGTTGTCACACCGGAGAAAAACCGTattattgtgaaatttgtggaaaatcCTTTGTTAGCAAGTCTCATCTTATAGTTCACAGGTGTAgccacacaggagaaaaaccttttcactgtgaaatttgtgcGAAATCGTTTATCACTAATGGCCACTTAAAAAAGCACAAGCAAATACACAATCGAGGGAAGCCTAACTGTAAAaaagaaccccttcggtcatga